ATACAATCACAAGACTATTTTTATATGCCTGCATTAAGCGATGAACAAATAATTGAAATCAACGTTAAGTTACATCACTATTCGTGTATGCCTTCATCGTGTACTATAATCTATCACAATGATCATCAATTACATGAAATTGATTGTGTCATTGAAAAAATAGATGAATTCAATCAAGAAGTTCAAGTTAGGACATGTTATAATCATAAGAAACTTTTGCTTAAGTTTAAATGTATAGTCGAAGTAAG
Above is a window of Macrococcoides canis DNA encoding:
- a CDS encoding YolD-like family protein, producing the protein MKVHNLNVNHPKVPDHLIEETDYRNIPAQYLERNIPKGRGMIKWAPFATMPQQYADIKRQIQSQDYFYMPALSDEQIIEINVKLHHYSCMPSSCTIIYHNDHQLHEIDCVIEKIDEFNQEVQVRTCYNHKKLLLKFKCIVEVR